In Acidobacteriota bacterium, a single window of DNA contains:
- the creC gene encoding two-component system sensor histidine kinase CreC: MSIRLRIFLGFCLAIIAGFLALSLWITEDIRLQPLKSTEEAMVDTANILAAGLEDRLREERPDIMDLRAAMDRALRRKLDARLYQLEKRAVTTRVYVTDARGIVIYDSHGGIDEGKDYSRWNDVYLTLRGRYGARATRGDAKDFYSTVLYVAAPVHAGGRLAGVLTVAKPVNSVKVFITEITRRIALAAVISFLAAAVLSFVVSTWITRPLDRLAGYAQSVRDGRRAGLPPLGSSEIRTLGQAFEQMRDALEGKQYVEQYVQTLTHEIKAPLSSIRGAAELLQEEPPPEARRRFAATTADAGTRIQRLVDRLLDLTALESRKGLVQVESVNLGELVDDVAAAVDTQLRAKGIALSLSLAPNLTVPGERFLLRSALVNLIQNAIDFTPVGGAIQVAAAAETGLAVISVHDSGPGIPAYALDRVFERFYSLPRPDTGAKSTGLGLALVREAVALHGGSVELANHPSGGTLATLRLPLAPPAR; encoded by the coding sequence GTGAGCATTCGCCTGCGGATCTTCCTCGGGTTTTGCCTTGCGATCATCGCCGGCTTCCTGGCTCTAAGTCTATGGATCACGGAGGACATCCGTCTTCAACCATTGAAATCCACGGAAGAAGCCATGGTGGATACGGCCAACATCCTGGCGGCTGGACTAGAGGACCGCCTCCGGGAGGAGCGTCCCGACATCATGGATCTTCGCGCCGCCATGGATCGGGCGCTCCGGCGAAAGCTTGACGCGCGCTTGTATCAACTGGAGAAGCGGGCAGTGACGACTCGGGTGTACGTCACCGACGCGCGCGGCATCGTGATCTACGACTCTCACGGCGGGATCGATGAAGGCAAGGACTACTCCCGCTGGAACGATGTCTACCTGACCTTGCGCGGCCGATACGGCGCCCGGGCCACACGCGGAGACGCCAAGGACTTCTATTCCACCGTGCTCTACGTGGCGGCACCGGTTCACGCCGGCGGCCGGCTGGCCGGGGTGCTGACCGTGGCCAAGCCCGTGAACAGCGTCAAGGTGTTCATCACCGAGATCACCCGCAGGATCGCCCTGGCGGCGGTCATCTCCTTTCTGGCTGCAGCGGTATTGAGCTTCGTTGTCTCCACCTGGATCACCCGCCCACTCGACCGCCTGGCCGGGTACGCCCAGTCCGTCCGCGACGGTCGGCGCGCCGGTCTGCCTCCGCTGGGCAGCAGTGAAATCCGCACTCTGGGTCAGGCGTTCGAGCAGATGCGCGATGCCCTCGAAGGCAAACAATACGTGGAACAGTACGTGCAAACACTGACCCACGAGATCAAGGCACCCCTGTCCTCCATCCGGGGTGCCGCCGAACTTCTCCAGGAGGAACCGCCGCCGGAGGCCCGCCGCCGCTTCGCCGCCACCACCGCCGACGCCGGCACCCGGATCCAGCGGTTGGTGGACAGGTTGTTGGATCTGACCGCGCTGGAGAGCCGCAAGGGTCTGGTGCAGGTGGAATCCGTCAACCTGGGTGAGTTGGTGGATGACGTTGCCGCGGCGGTTGACACCCAGCTCCGTGCCAAGGGAATCGCCCTGAGCCTTTCACTGGCTCCGAATCTGACTGTACCAGGCGAGCGCTTTCTGCTTCGCAGCGCACTGGTCAACCTGATCCAGAACGCCATCGACTTCACACCGGTCGGGGGCGCCATTCAGGTTGCGGCGGCCGCGGAGACCGGGCTGGCGGTGATTTCGGTTCACGACAGTGGCCCGGGCATCCCGGCGTATGCATTGGATCGCGTGTTCGAACGCTTCTACTCGCTTCCCCGTCCAGACACGGGGGCCAAGAGCACCGGCCTGGGATTGGCGCTGGTGCGCGAGGCTGTGGCGCTTCATGGTGGAAGCGTCGAACTGGCCAATCACCCGAGCGGAGGCACCCTGGCGACCCTCCGTCTGCCACTGGCGCCCCCTGCCAGATGA